One part of the Amaranthus tricolor cultivar Red isolate AtriRed21 chromosome 16, ASM2621246v1, whole genome shotgun sequence genome encodes these proteins:
- the LOC130802674 gene encoding uncharacterized protein LOC130802674, whose translation MTTTIPLTNLLNIVNKHDKTRQKNLCQFQKQEKKKKKQAKMENVGEGEEVKIKVVTLKAIEATPETFKDYGQVIQSSVNGEEFGPHDAKLELSRGTPRFYIMNLKNRKLKFSTITHHANVTQCLGSIGGHTWYLGVAKPSIVDLYIPPIVEEVPDSNATVVESNKKIAKAPFGHLYVPPSVDEVKVFKITGPKFLKLNVGTWHAGPLFNVDAMDFYNLELSDTNVVDHTTHNFHRENGVRFVIDE comes from the exons ATGACAACGACAATTCCTTTAACCAATTTATTAAACATCGTGAATAAGCACGATAAAACACGTCAAAAGAATCTTTGCCAATTCCAgaagcaagaaaaaaaaaaaaaaaaacaagcaaaaatGGAAAATGTTGGTGAAGGAGAAGAAGTGAAGATCAAGGTTGTGACGCTGAAAGCCATTGAAGCAACCCCTGAAACCTTCAAAGACTATGGTCAAGTCATTCAATCTTCTGTTAATGGTGAAGAGTTTGGACCTCATGATGCTAAGCTTGAACTTTCCCGTGGGACTCCTAG ATTTTACATAATGAACCTCAAAAATCGGAAACTCAAATTTTCAACGATCACCCACCATGCAAATGTGACTCAGTGCCTAGGTTCTATTGGTGGTCATACCTGGTACCTCGGAGTTGCTAAGCCATCCATAGTGGACTTGTATATCCCTCCTATTGTGGAAGAAGTGCCTGATTCCAATGCAACTGTCgttgaatcaaacaaaaaaattgcCAAAGCACCATTTGGTCATTTATATGTACCTCCTAGCGTGGATGAAGTGAAGGTTTTCAAAATTACGGGGCCCAAATTTCTTAAGCTTAATGTTGGGACTTGGCATGCTGGGCCTTTATTTAATGTAGATGCAATGGATTTTTACAACTTGGAATTGAGTGATACCAAT GTTGTGGATCATACTACTCATAACTTCCATCGAGAGAATGGAGTACGCTTTGTGATCGACGAATAG
- the LOC130802673 gene encoding pentatricopeptide repeat-containing protein At2g16880: MAITRNTPPNLSLSSLLTLLPQFFKNNKFNDSKSHLLSFIASDSQHTLHNHLLHPSSHLPKPTTALYDSSISAYCQSGKHHFAVSIFKKMKRLKIKPKLLTCNTLLNSLVKSPSFHSLSTCRELFDDMSRIGVTPNVITFNILIKGYCSVYRFNDALDVIKIMGDFNCLPDNITYNTILDALCKKGKLNEVKSLLLDMKNKGLVPNKNTYNILINGYCKMGWLKEAAEIIDLMTQNNLLPDVWTYNMLINRLCNDGKIDEALRKRDEMEKLKLSPDVVTYNTLINVCLKCKDGEEGFRLLDEMGRRGLIKNTITYNIVIKWYCEQGKIEDAANELHKMEVSGVSPDRVSYNTLIDAYCKRGDFAEAFKMMNQMGSKGLKMDTFTLNTFLRVLCEDRKLDYAQQLLHGAIGRGYMLDEVSYGTLISGFFKDEKEERALEVWEEMKEKGIIPSVVTYNSLIAGLCKVGKTDKAINKLNELLDNGLVPDETTYNTIIHGYCWEGKVEQAFQFHNKMVENGCKPNVYTCNILLTGLCSDGMLEKAIKLFNMWISKGKEVDTVTYNTLIASLCKEGRLEDALNLVKDMKENKLQPDQYTYNAISTALMNAGRITEAEELKERIPQAGKSHIVSMSTEKDVTIESDVVRVESSSDSEDFSKKINQLCSEGKYKEAMSIYQDATQEGIAVNKTTYFTLIEGLLKRKKAISKAAH, translated from the coding sequence ATGGCGATCACCCGAAATACTCCACCCAACTTATCTCTCTCTTCCCTTTTAACCCTTCTCCCTCAATTcttcaaaaacaacaaattcaaCGATTCTAAATCTCACTTACTCTCCTTTATTGCCTCTGATTCTCAGCACACTCTCCACAACCACCTCCTTCATCCTTCTTCCCACCTCCCTAAACCCACCACAGCCCTTTATGATTCTTCCATTTCTGCGTACTGCCAGTCAGGGAAACACCATTTTGCAGTTTCAATCTTCAAGAAGATGAAGCGTCTCAAAATCAAACCGAAGTTGCTTACTTGTAACACTTTGCTTAATTCACTCGTAAAGTCTCCGTCTTTTCATTCTCTTTCAACTTGCAGAGAACTGTTTGATGATATGTCTAGAATTGGTGTCACCCCTAATGTTATTACTTTCAATATTTTGATTAAAGGGTATTGTTCTGTTTATCGATTTAATGATGCATTGGATGTTATTAAAATCATGGGTGATTTTAATTGTTTGCCTGATAATATTACCTATAATACAATTTTAGATGCTTTGTGTAAAAAGGGTAAGTTGAATGAGGTTAAATCTTTGTTACTTGATATGAAGAATAAAGGGTTGGTTCCTAATAagaatacttataatattttgattaatGGGTATTGTAAAATGGGATGGTTGAAGGAGGCAGCtgaaattattgatttaatgacTCAGAATAATTTGTTGCCTGAtgtttggacttataatatgtTGATTAATAGGTTGTGTAATGATGGTAAGATTGATGAGGCTTTAAGAAAGCGTGATGAGATGGAGAAGTTGAAATTGTCTCCTGATGTGGTTACTTATAATACTTTGATCAATGTATGCCTTAAGTGTAAAGATGGTGAGGAGGGTTTTAGATTGTTGGATGAGATGGGTCGTAGGGGACTGATTAAgaatacaattacttacaatATAGTGATTAAGTGGTATTGTGAGCAAGGGAAGATTGAGGACGCGGCTAATGAACTACATAAGATGGAAGTGTCTGGGGTTTCTCCGGATCGTGTGTCTTATAATACTTTGATTGATGCATACTGCAAAAGGGGTGATTTTGCGGAAGCTTTTAAGATGATGAATCAGATGGGTAGTAAGGGGTTGAAGATGGATACTTTTACATTGAATACGTTTCTTCGTGTTCTTTGTGAAGATAGGAAGCTCGATTACGCTCAGCAGCTACTTCATGGTGCCATTGGGCGGGGTTATATGCTTGATGAAGTGAGCTATGGCACATTGATCTCGGGGTTTTTTAAGGATGAAAAGGAGGAACGAGCGTTGGAAGTTTGGGAGGAGATGAAAGAGAAAGGAATCATTCCAAGTGTTGTTACTTATAATTCCCTCATTGCTGGACTCTGCAAAGTAGGAAAAACCGACAAAGCTATTAACAAGTTGAATGAACTTCTAGATAATGGATTAGTTCCTGATGAAACTACGTATAACACGATCATTCATGGTTACTGCTGGGAAGGTAAGGTTGAGCAAGCATTTCAGTTTCACAACAAAATGGTTGAAAATGGCTGTAAGCCTAATGTTTATACATGTAATATTCTTCTGACTGGGCTTTGCTCGGATGGAATGCTAGAAAAAGCTATTAAGCTTTTTAATATGTGGATCTCAAAAGGCAAAGAAGTTGATACAGTTACCTATAATACATTGATAGCAAGTCTATGCAAGGAAGGAAGACTTGAAGATGCCTTGAACCTTGTCAAGGAtatgaaagaaaataagttgCAACCAGATCAGTATACCTATAATGCCATTTCCACTGCCCTTATGAATGCGGGGAGAATAACAGAAGCCGAAGAACTCAAGGAAAGAATTCCTCAGGCTGGAAAGTCACATATTGTTTCCATGTCGACTGAAAAGGATGTAACAATTGAGAGTGATGTGGTTAGAGTGGAATCAAGTTCAGATTCTGAGGACTTTTCAAAGAAGATAAATCAGCTATGTTCAGAGGGTAAGTACAAGGAAGCGATGAGCATATATCAAGACGCTACTCAGGAAGGAATAGCGGTGAATAAGACAACTTATTTCACTTTGATCGAGGGGCTTCTGAAGAGGAAAAAAGCTATATCAAAGGCAGCTCATTGA